In the Elioraea tepida genome, one interval contains:
- a CDS encoding DUF2312 domain-containing protein — MAKAAEKRAENETYGIAADRLRSLVERIERLEEERKALAGDIRDIYAEAKSAGFDVKVLRQVIRLRRQDQAELEEQETLLDLYKRALGMA; from the coding sequence ATGGCCAAGGCAGCCGAGAAGCGAGCGGAGAACGAGACCTACGGCATCGCTGCCGACAGGCTCCGAAGCCTCGTCGAACGCATCGAGCGGCTCGAGGAGGAGCGCAAGGCGCTCGCCGGCGACATCCGTGACATCTATGCCGAGGCGAAGTCGGCCGGGTTCGACGTCAAGGTGCTGAGGCAGGTCATACGCCTCCGCCGCCAGGACCAGGCGGAGCTCGAGGAGCAGGAGACGCTGCTCGATCTCTACAAGCGTGCGCTCGGCATGGCCTGA
- a CDS encoding MnhB domain-containing protein has product MSSLILRAATRALAPLLLMLSLFLLWRGHNEPGGGFIGGLVAASAAALQGIAFGPAAARRMLWLPPVGVAATGLALAVLSILPSALAGLPPMKALWAKLDLGDGAVVPLGTPLLFDIGVFLVVVGSVVALISALEHAPE; this is encoded by the coding sequence GTGAGCAGCCTCATCCTGCGCGCGGCGACGCGGGCGCTCGCGCCGCTTCTCCTCATGCTCTCGCTATTTTTGCTCTGGCGCGGCCATAACGAGCCAGGCGGCGGGTTCATCGGCGGGCTCGTGGCGGCGTCGGCCGCCGCGCTGCAGGGCATCGCCTTCGGCCCGGCGGCGGCGCGGCGCATGCTGTGGCTGCCGCCGGTGGGGGTCGCCGCGACCGGGCTTGCGCTGGCGGTTCTGTCGATCCTGCCCTCCGCCCTTGCAGGCCTGCCGCCCATGAAGGCTCTGTGGGCGAAGCTCGACCTCGGCGACGGCGCCGTCGTGCCGCTCGGCACGCCGCTCCTGTTCGACATCGGCGTGTTCCTCGTGGTCGTCGGCAGCGTGGTGGCGCTGATCTCCGCCCTCGAACACGCGCCGGAGTGA
- a CDS encoding Na+/H+ antiporter subunit C, with product MEATLAILIGVLVAVAVWLMLSRNLVRFLLGFAMLSNAVNLAMFVAGRLTPSAPPLVQEGAEGFASAFANPLPQALVLTAIVIGFGLLAFALVLTWQAQARLGTVRTDEMRVAEPPPAREAK from the coding sequence ATGGAGGCGACGCTCGCGATCCTCATCGGCGTTCTGGTCGCGGTCGCGGTCTGGCTGATGCTGTCGCGCAACCTGGTGCGCTTCCTGCTCGGCTTCGCGATGCTCTCGAACGCCGTGAACCTCGCCATGTTCGTCGCCGGCCGGCTCACCCCTTCCGCTCCGCCGCTCGTGCAGGAGGGCGCGGAGGGCTTCGCCAGCGCCTTCGCCAACCCGCTGCCGCAGGCGCTCGTCCTGACGGCGATCGTGATCGGCTTCGGGCTGCTTGCCTTCGCCCTCGTGCTCACGTGGCAGGCCCAGGCGCGGCTCGGAACCGTGCGCACCGACGAGATGCGCGTGGCCGAGCCGCCGCCCGCTCGGGAAGCGAAATGA
- a CDS encoding Na+/H+ antiporter subunit E — MTGPAAAPPPLPPAPGAPSLLVLNLLLMLGWCGAFGSFSAWALSTGFVAGFAALWLTRHLWGGARSSYFRRTLAGLSFALFYAGALIRSAWTVARQVLAPRITARPGVIAVPLVASRDVEIATLANLVTLTPGTMSIDVSNDRSTLYVHVMMLDDPAAVEADIRQNFEARLLEVLR, encoded by the coding sequence ATGACCGGGCCTGCTGCGGCGCCACCGCCCCTTCCCCCTGCGCCAGGGGCGCCGTCGCTTCTTGTGCTGAATCTCCTGCTCATGCTCGGCTGGTGCGGCGCCTTCGGCAGCTTCAGCGCCTGGGCGCTCTCGACCGGCTTCGTCGCGGGCTTTGCGGCCCTTTGGCTGACGCGCCACCTCTGGGGCGGCGCGCGAAGCAGCTATTTCCGGCGCACCCTCGCCGGCCTCTCCTTCGCCCTTTTCTACGCCGGCGCGCTGATCCGGAGCGCCTGGACGGTTGCGCGCCAAGTGCTCGCGCCGAGGATCACGGCACGGCCCGGAGTGATCGCCGTGCCGCTCGTCGCGTCGCGCGACGTCGAGATCGCGACGCTCGCCAACCTCGTCACCCTCACGCCGGGAACGATGAGCATCGACGTCTCGAACGACCGCTCGACGCTCTACGTCCATGTCATGATGCTCGACGACCCGGCGGCGGTGGAGGCGGACATTCGCCAGAACTTCGAGGCGCGGCTGCTCGAGGTGCTGCGATGA
- a CDS encoding monovalent cation/H+ antiporter complex subunit F, producing MSALLAAAMLIGWAMLGLAFAIGLARLVRGPHLPDRIVALDMLALVSICAALLHTLETGSTAFLDLALVMALVSFLSTVAFARYVERVAFRRRAQADPPPLDHADD from the coding sequence ATGAGCGCGCTGCTCGCCGCTGCGATGCTGATCGGTTGGGCGATGCTCGGCCTTGCCTTCGCGATTGGGCTCGCGCGTCTTGTGCGCGGGCCGCACCTGCCGGACAGGATCGTCGCTCTCGACATGCTCGCTCTCGTCAGCATCTGCGCGGCGCTGTTGCACACGCTTGAGACCGGCTCCACCGCTTTCCTCGATCTCGCTCTCGTGATGGCGCTCGTCTCCTTTCTCTCGACGGTCGCCTTCGCGCGCTATGTCGAGCGGGTAGCGTTCCGCCGCCGCGCGCAGGCGGATCCTCCGCCGCTGGATCACGCCGATGACTGA
- the mnhG gene encoding monovalent cation/H(+) antiporter subunit G: protein MTELAVALLVLAGAGFALVAAIGVWRLPDAMMRMHASSKAGTLGGSLLFIAVALGLGDLSAGVRAIAGIAFLLLTAPVASHLIGRATYLLGVPRHPSQTRDDLEGRYDLAARICRPPEDRSR from the coding sequence ATGACTGAGCTCGCCGTTGCCCTGCTCGTGCTCGCAGGTGCCGGGTTCGCGCTCGTCGCCGCGATCGGCGTCTGGCGCCTGCCGGATGCGATGATGCGCATGCATGCGAGCTCCAAGGCCGGAACGCTCGGCGGCTCGCTGCTCTTCATCGCAGTCGCGCTCGGGCTTGGCGATCTCTCCGCGGGCGTCCGCGCCATCGCCGGCATCGCCTTCCTTCTGCTCACCGCTCCGGTCGCAAGCCATCTGATCGGGCGGGCGACCTATCTGCTTGGGGTTCCGCGGCACCCTTCGCAGACGCGTGACGACCTCGAGGGGCGCTACGACCTCGCCGCGCGCATCTGCCGCCCACCTGAGGATCGCAGCCGCTGA
- a CDS encoding SOS response-associated peptidase, which produces MCGRYFLSRPPAALARLFRTVDPVPNAPPRFNVAPTQDSLVVRRNPETGARHLDLLRWGLLPIWAKDAAIGSRMINARAESLAEKPAFRDAYAKRRCLVPIDGFYEWAEVPGQRRKQPYAVALRSGEPMALAGLWERWRAPDGSILRTFAVVTCPAAPLLARLHERMPVVLPPETWPLWLGEAEGDPASVLRPMDGSAFRIWPVSTRVNAVREDDAGLLEPDPDAPAVPGLEQAEGLGLVPEG; this is translated from the coding sequence ATGTGCGGCCGCTATTTCCTGTCGCGCCCCCCGGCGGCGCTCGCGCGCCTGTTCCGCACCGTCGATCCGGTTCCTAACGCCCCGCCCCGGTTCAACGTCGCCCCGACCCAGGACAGTCTCGTGGTGCGCCGCAACCCCGAGACCGGCGCGCGCCATCTCGACCTGCTCCGCTGGGGGCTCCTGCCCATCTGGGCAAAGGATGCGGCGATCGGCTCGCGGATGATCAACGCCCGTGCCGAGAGCCTTGCGGAGAAGCCCGCCTTTCGCGACGCCTATGCGAAGCGCCGCTGCCTCGTGCCGATCGACGGGTTCTACGAATGGGCCGAGGTCCCGGGGCAAAGGCGCAAGCAGCCCTACGCGGTCGCGCTTCGGAGCGGCGAGCCGATGGCGCTCGCGGGGCTGTGGGAGCGCTGGCGCGCGCCGGACGGGTCGATCCTCAGGACCTTCGCGGTCGTCACCTGCCCCGCGGCCCCTCTTCTCGCCCGGCTGCACGAGCGCATGCCCGTGGTGCTCCCGCCCGAGACCTGGCCGCTCTGGCTCGGCGAGGCAGAGGGAGACCCGGCGTCGGTGCTTCGGCCGATGGACGGCTCGGCCTTTCGGATCTGGCCCGTCTCCACCCGCGTCAACGCGGTGCGCGAGGACGACGCGGGGCTCCTCGAGCCGGATCCGGATGCTCCCGCAGTGCCCGGCCTGGAGCAGGCGGAAGGGCTTGGGCTTGTGCCGGAGGGCTGA
- a CDS encoding LysR family transcriptional regulator, with product MAPLNYHHLRHFWAIAREGSLTRAAERLRIAQSALSTQLRALEAELGEPLFERKGRRLELTEAGRIAFDHAERIFRTGEELLDALRGSFGQSRRLLRIGAVATLSRNFQLELLRPFLGRNDVEIVVESGSLRELLARLDSLSLDVVLSNVPVAHEAAAERTAVLLAEQPVSLVGRPGAGPFRFPDDLRATPVLLPGRESSIRQGFDLMLDRAGIRPVVVAEVDDMAMLRLLARESEGVTLVPPIVVLEELRAGLLEERAAVPGLAESFYAITARRRFPNPLLAELLRTPVVPPARSSAVAPPTDAPASRPRSVRRASTQPGGRPRGRP from the coding sequence ATGGCGCCCCTGAACTACCACCACCTGCGGCATTTCTGGGCGATCGCGCGCGAGGGCAGCCTCACCCGCGCCGCCGAGCGGCTCCGGATCGCCCAGTCGGCGCTCTCGACCCAGCTGCGCGCGCTCGAGGCGGAGCTCGGCGAGCCTCTGTTCGAGCGCAAGGGCAGGCGTCTCGAGCTGACCGAGGCGGGGCGGATCGCCTTCGACCATGCGGAGCGGATCTTCCGCACCGGCGAGGAGCTCCTCGACGCGCTTCGGGGCAGTTTCGGCCAGAGCCGGCGCCTGTTGCGGATCGGCGCCGTAGCGACGCTGTCGCGAAACTTCCAGCTCGAGCTGTTGCGCCCCTTCCTTGGCCGGAACGATGTCGAGATCGTTGTCGAGAGCGGCTCGCTCCGGGAGCTGCTCGCACGGCTCGATTCGCTGTCGCTCGATGTGGTTCTGTCGAACGTGCCGGTCGCGCACGAGGCGGCGGCGGAGCGCACGGCCGTGCTGCTTGCCGAGCAGCCCGTGAGTCTGGTCGGCCGCCCCGGCGCCGGGCCGTTCCGTTTCCCTGATGATCTGCGGGCGACGCCGGTTCTGCTGCCGGGGCGGGAGAGCAGCATACGCCAGGGCTTCGACCTGATGCTCGATCGTGCGGGGATCCGCCCCGTCGTCGTAGCGGAGGTCGATGACATGGCGATGCTGCGGCTGCTCGCGCGCGAAAGCGAGGGGGTGACGCTCGTGCCGCCGATCGTGGTGCTCGAGGAGCTGCGCGCCGGGCTGCTCGAGGAGCGCGCGGCGGTGCCGGGGCTTGCCGAGAGCTTCTACGCCATCACCGCGCGCCGGCGGTTCCCGAACCCGCTGCTCGCCGAGCTGTTGCGCACACCGGTCGTTCCGCCGGCGCGATCTTCCGCGGTCGCGCCGCCTACAGATGCGCCCGCGTCCAGGCCTCGATCCGTGCGGCGGGCATCAACCCAGCCTGGCGGGCGACCTCGCGGCCGCCCCTGA
- a CDS encoding glycerate kinase type-2 family protein — MEWTDGAARAALRAIFDSAIAAADPRVVLPPALATIDRPRGRTVVVGAGKSAALMAQVTEEAWSAPVEGVVVTPDRHAVPTRRVRVLEASHPVPDSRSEAAARAVLDAVSGLTEDDLVLALISGGGSALLSLPAPGLTAEHKQAVNRALLASGATIGEMNAVRKHLSAIKGGRLAAAAAPARVVTLAISDVPGDDPAVIASGPTVPDPTTFADARAIVAKYQISLPEPVAAHLAAARDETPKPGDPRLARAEFRLIATARMALEAAAAAARARGLTPLILGDALEGESTVMGTVMAGIALSCAAHGTPAAPPCVLLSGGETTVTIGSVRPGRGGRNTAFLAGLALALKGARGIWAIAGDSDGIDGTEDAAGAIVAPDTLARARAAGLDPAALAAGFNSYSLFAGCGDLVVTGPTLTNVNDIRAILVAPH, encoded by the coding sequence GTGGAGTGGACCGACGGGGCGGCGCGGGCGGCGCTCAGAGCGATCTTCGATTCGGCCATCGCGGCGGCCGACCCGCGCGTCGTGCTGCCTCCCGCCCTTGCCACCATCGACCGGCCGCGCGGCCGAACCGTCGTGGTGGGCGCCGGCAAGTCCGCCGCCCTGATGGCGCAGGTGACGGAGGAAGCCTGGAGTGCGCCGGTCGAAGGCGTTGTGGTGACGCCCGACCGGCATGCGGTTCCGACGCGGCGCGTGCGCGTGCTCGAGGCGAGCCACCCGGTTCCGGACTCGCGCAGCGAGGCAGCGGCACGCGCGGTGCTCGACGCGGTCTCGGGCCTCACGGAAGACGACCTCGTGCTCGCCCTGATCTCGGGCGGCGGGTCGGCGCTTCTGTCTTTGCCTGCGCCGGGGCTGACGGCAGAGCACAAGCAGGCGGTGAACCGCGCGCTGCTCGCCTCCGGCGCCACGATCGGGGAGATGAATGCGGTCCGCAAACACCTCTCCGCTATCAAGGGCGGGCGGCTTGCCGCCGCCGCCGCGCCGGCGCGGGTGGTCACGCTCGCGATCTCAGACGTGCCCGGCGACGACCCGGCGGTGATCGCCTCGGGGCCGACCGTGCCCGACCCGACGACCTTCGCGGACGCCCGAGCCATCGTCGCGAAATACCAGATCAGCCTTCCCGAGCCGGTCGCCGCCCATCTCGCGGCCGCGCGGGACGAGACCCCAAAGCCGGGCGACCCGCGGCTCGCCCGCGCCGAGTTCCGGCTGATCGCGACCGCGCGCATGGCGCTCGAAGCCGCCGCCGCGGCCGCTCGCGCACGCGGCCTCACCCCGCTCATCCTCGGCGATGCGCTCGAAGGCGAGAGCACGGTGATGGGCACGGTGATGGCCGGAATCGCGCTCTCCTGTGCGGCCCACGGCACCCCCGCCGCTCCGCCCTGCGTCCTGCTCTCGGGCGGCGAGACGACGGTGACGATCGGGTCAGTGCGGCCCGGGCGCGGCGGACGCAACACGGCCTTCCTCGCTGGCCTTGCGCTCGCGCTCAAGGGCGCCCGGGGGATCTGGGCGATCGCCGGCGACAGCGACGGGATCGACGGCACCGAGGACGCGGCAGGCGCGATCGTGGCGCCCGATACGCTGGCGCGCGCCCGCGCCGCAGGGCTCGACCCGGCGGCGCTCGCGGCCGGGTTCAACAGCTACAGCCTGTTCGCGGGCTGCGGCGACCTCGTCGTCACCGGGCCGACGCTCACCAACGTCAACGACATCCGCGCCATTCTGGTGGCGCCGCACTGA
- a CDS encoding proton-conducting transporter transmembrane domain-containing protein: MRTLLPVLAALGPLLLVLLGLVPAAAADRASRRMRLAVTAAAGIAALSAAVVALALALGGRALPGAIIQLDSVSATMLLLVSSIGAVVADYSRRYLDGDPGQGRFMKWLALTLASVLALVIAGNLLLLAAAWVATSLCLNRLLLFYGTRPGAVLAARKKAIVSRVGDAALVLAFLLLWQGFGTLGVAELREAASALAARGEGGLLVGVIALLLAVAAVLTSAQFPAHGWLIEVMETPTPVSALLHAGIINAGGFLIIRFADVVALSPAALDLLLIVGAATSVIGAAVMLTQTSVKVALAWSTVAQMGFMVMQLGLGAFAAALLHIVAHALYKAHAFLSSGSVVAARRPAPLPPLPKRVLLPALCVAVAIVLAVGAALGMPAAEAPAAAVLGSVLVMALVPTLATAAAAPGSAAFVLRAWAMAGGVAVLWFGLQAGAAALFASALPEATAPRSLFAALLCVLTVLAFAALLVLNVARRSPVPGRLLGALYVHLLNGAYVNAAINARLARPASAKGGQ, encoded by the coding sequence ATGCGCACCCTCCTTCCCGTCCTGGCCGCCCTCGGCCCGCTGCTTCTGGTGCTGCTCGGCCTCGTTCCCGCCGCCGCGGCCGATCGCGCGTCGAGGCGCATGCGGCTTGCCGTCACGGCCGCCGCGGGCATCGCCGCGCTCTCCGCCGCCGTCGTGGCGCTGGCGCTCGCCCTTGGCGGGCGCGCCCTCCCCGGTGCGATCATCCAGCTCGACTCTGTCTCGGCGACGATGCTGCTTCTCGTCTCGTCGATCGGCGCGGTGGTGGCCGACTACAGCCGGCGCTACCTCGACGGCGATCCGGGCCAGGGCCGCTTCATGAAGTGGCTCGCGCTCACCCTCGCCTCTGTGCTCGCGCTCGTGATCGCGGGCAACCTCCTCCTGCTCGCCGCCGCCTGGGTCGCGACCAGCCTCTGCCTCAACCGGCTGCTGCTGTTCTACGGCACGCGGCCGGGGGCGGTGCTCGCAGCCCGCAAGAAGGCGATCGTCTCGCGAGTGGGGGATGCCGCACTCGTCCTGGCCTTCCTTCTCTTGTGGCAGGGGTTCGGAACACTTGGCGTCGCCGAGCTCCGCGAGGCGGCCTCTGCCCTTGCCGCACGCGGCGAGGGGGGGCTCCTCGTCGGGGTGATCGCGCTCCTGCTCGCGGTCGCCGCCGTGCTCACGTCGGCGCAGTTCCCGGCGCATGGCTGGCTGATCGAGGTGATGGAGACGCCCACCCCCGTCTCGGCGCTGCTGCACGCTGGCATCATCAACGCCGGTGGGTTCCTGATCATCCGCTTCGCCGACGTGGTGGCTCTCTCGCCGGCCGCGCTCGACCTCTTGCTGATCGTCGGGGCCGCCACCTCCGTGATCGGGGCGGCGGTGATGCTGACGCAGACGAGCGTCAAGGTGGCGCTTGCGTGGTCCACCGTCGCGCAGATGGGCTTCATGGTGATGCAGCTCGGCCTCGGCGCGTTCGCCGCGGCGCTTCTGCACATCGTCGCGCACGCCCTCTACAAGGCCCATGCCTTCCTCTCCTCGGGAAGCGTGGTGGCGGCGCGCCGCCCCGCGCCTCTTCCGCCCTTGCCGAAGCGCGTGCTTCTGCCGGCGCTCTGCGTCGCGGTGGCGATCGTTCTCGCCGTCGGTGCGGCGCTTGGGATGCCTGCGGCCGAGGCTCCGGCGGCGGCGGTGCTCGGCTCGGTTCTCGTGATGGCTCTCGTGCCGACGCTCGCGACCGCCGCCGCCGCGCCCGGCTCTGCGGCCTTCGTGCTCAGGGCCTGGGCGATGGCAGGCGGCGTGGCCGTTCTGTGGTTCGGGCTTCAGGCCGGGGCGGCGGCCCTGTTCGCGTCTGCCCTGCCGGAGGCAACGGCGCCGCGGTCGCTGTTCGCCGCACTCTTGTGCGTGCTCACTGTGCTCGCCTTCGCCGCCCTGCTCGTGCTCAACGTCGCGCGGCGCTCTCCCGTGCCGGGGCGGCTCTTGGGCGCGCTCTACGTCCATCTCCTCAACGGGGCCTATGTGAACGCGGCGATAAACGCCCGGCTCGCTCGGCCCGCTTCTGCCAAGGGAGGCCAGTGA
- a CDS encoding DUF1244 domain-containing protein, with translation MAAPEFDEATRTALEAAAFRRLVQHLRDRTDVQNIDLMNLAGFCRNCLSKWYRAAAEERGLALTYDEAREIIYGMPYKEWQARYQKEASAEQLAAFAANAPKDH, from the coding sequence ATGGCCGCACCCGAGTTCGACGAGGCAACACGCACCGCCCTCGAGGCCGCCGCCTTCAGGCGGCTCGTTCAGCACCTGCGCGACCGCACCGACGTGCAGAACATCGACTTGATGAATCTCGCGGGCTTCTGCCGCAACTGCCTCTCCAAATGGTATCGCGCCGCCGCCGAGGAACGCGGGCTTGCGCTCACCTATGACGAGGCGCGCGAGATCATCTACGGCATGCCCTACAAGGAGTGGCAGGCCCGCTATCAGAAGGAGGCCTCGGCCGAGCAGCTCGCCGCCTTCGCCGCCAACGCGCCGAAGGATCATTGA
- the trxC gene encoding thioredoxin TrxC, with translation MHVVCPSCDALNRLPPERLASRPKCGACGAPLFQGKPVALDAARFRRHRDRGDLPLLVDFWASWCGPCRAMAPQFEAAAAALEPEVRLAKVSTEEAPELAAALQITGIPLLVLFRGGREVARQAGLMPAARIEAWTRAHL, from the coding sequence ATGCACGTCGTCTGCCCGAGCTGCGATGCCCTCAACCGGCTCCCTCCCGAACGCCTCGCGTCGCGGCCGAAATGCGGCGCCTGCGGCGCGCCGCTGTTCCAGGGCAAGCCCGTCGCTCTCGATGCAGCGCGGTTCCGCCGGCATCGCGACCGTGGCGACCTGCCGCTGCTTGTCGATTTCTGGGCCTCCTGGTGCGGCCCCTGCCGTGCCATGGCACCGCAGTTCGAGGCGGCGGCAGCGGCGCTCGAGCCAGAGGTGCGTCTCGCCAAGGTCTCGACCGAGGAGGCGCCGGAGCTCGCCGCCGCGCTCCAAATCACCGGCATCCCGCTGCTCGTGCTGTTCAGGGGCGGCCGCGAGGTCGCCCGCCAGGCTGGGTTGATGCCCGCCGCACGGATCGAGGCCTGGACGCGGGCGCATCTGTAG
- a CDS encoding Na+/H+ antiporter subunit D produces MNGWYAALAALLPLAAAATTLIAHNRPRLQTALSLGFAAALLVDSALLFAAVWRDGIVVVQASGWAAPFGITLAVDTLGAVMTLIAAITGLACLAYATAEISEEDRRAFFHPLSHVLLAGVCGAFVTGDLFNLYVWFEVLLIASFGLLVIGGSKAQTDGAVKYLALNLVATSLFLLATGLIYGLTGTLNMADLALAVPRIENVGVLNAAAMMLLAAFGMKAAVFPLFFWLPASYHTPLVSVSAVFAGLLTKVGVYALIRVVTLIFTHDPAWTNTLLLWTSGLTMLTGVLGAAAQNEWRRILSFHIVSQIGYMVMGLALGTRLGLVGAVFYLVHHIVVKANLFLIAGVARHLVGSMELKRSGGLYVAAPWLAILFFIPAFSLAGFPPLSGFWAKYIVIKAALDERGFWIAAAALVTGLLTIYSMTKIWGEAFWKPHPDGAVAATEAPRAMVAPIAALAACTVVIGLFAQPFLAVAERAAAELTEPARYITAVLGARS; encoded by the coding sequence ATGAACGGCTGGTACGCCGCGCTCGCCGCGCTTCTGCCGCTCGCCGCCGCGGCGACGACGCTCATCGCGCACAACCGGCCGCGGCTTCAGACCGCGCTCTCGCTCGGCTTTGCGGCCGCGCTGCTCGTCGATTCCGCTCTGCTGTTCGCGGCGGTGTGGCGCGACGGCATCGTCGTGGTCCAGGCCTCCGGATGGGCGGCGCCCTTCGGCATTACGCTCGCGGTCGACACGCTGGGGGCGGTGATGACGCTGATCGCCGCCATCACCGGGCTCGCCTGCCTCGCCTACGCGACCGCCGAGATCAGCGAGGAGGACCGGCGCGCCTTCTTCCACCCGCTGAGCCACGTTCTGCTCGCCGGCGTCTGCGGCGCCTTCGTCACCGGCGACCTGTTCAACCTCTATGTCTGGTTCGAGGTGCTGCTCATCGCGAGCTTCGGCCTGCTCGTGATCGGTGGCTCGAAGGCGCAGACCGACGGGGCGGTGAAATATCTCGCGCTCAACCTCGTTGCCACGAGCCTGTTCCTGCTCGCCACCGGCCTGATCTACGGGCTGACTGGCACGCTCAACATGGCCGACCTCGCGCTCGCGGTGCCGCGAATCGAGAATGTCGGCGTGCTGAACGCGGCGGCGATGATGCTGCTTGCCGCCTTCGGGATGAAGGCGGCGGTGTTCCCGCTGTTCTTCTGGCTTCCGGCCTCCTACCACACGCCGCTCGTTTCGGTCTCTGCGGTGTTCGCCGGGCTTCTGACCAAGGTCGGAGTCTACGCCCTGATCCGCGTCGTCACGCTCATCTTCACCCACGACCCGGCCTGGACCAACACGCTTCTTCTCTGGACCTCCGGGCTGACGATGCTCACGGGCGTGCTCGGGGCGGCAGCACAGAACGAGTGGCGTCGCATCCTCTCGTTCCACATTGTGAGCCAGATCGGCTACATGGTGATGGGGCTCGCGCTCGGCACGCGGCTAGGGCTCGTGGGTGCGGTGTTCTATCTCGTCCACCACATCGTGGTGAAGGCGAACCTCTTCCTCATCGCCGGGGTGGCGCGCCACCTCGTCGGAAGCATGGAGCTGAAGCGCTCGGGCGGGCTTTATGTCGCAGCACCGTGGCTTGCGATCCTGTTCTTCATCCCAGCCTTCTCGCTCGCGGGCTTCCCCCCGCTCTCCGGCTTCTGGGCGAAGTACATCGTGATCAAGGCCGCGCTCGACGAGCGCGGCTTCTGGATCGCCGCAGCCGCTCTGGTGACCGGCCTGCTCACCATCTACTCGATGACGAAGATCTGGGGCGAGGCGTTCTGGAAGCCGCACCCGGACGGCGCCGTGGCCGCGACCGAGGCGCCGCGCGCGATGGTCGCCCCGATCGCCGCTCTCGCCGCCTGCACGGTCGTGATCGGCCTGTTCGCGCAGCCGTTCCTCGCGGTCGCGGAACGTGCCGCTGCCGAGCTGACCGAGCCCGCGCGCTACATCACCGCAGTTCTGGGAGCGCGGTCATGA